ATAGGTCACATCCTGGGGGAGATTCGGTCACAGGTCGGCCGCGACGGGGTTGAAACCCGGCCGCGAACGGCCGGGTCACGGCTCAGCTCAGGCGCTCGATGACCATGGCCATGCCCTGGCCACCGCCCACGCACATCGTCTCGAGGCCGAACTGCTTGTCGTGGAACTGGAGGCTGTTGATCAGCGTGCCGGTGATGCGCGCGCCGGTCATCCCGAACGGGTGACCGACGGCGATGGCCCCGCCGTTGACGTTCAGCTTCTCCAGCGGGATCTCCAGGTCCCGGTAGGACGGGATGACCTGCGCGGCGAACGCCTCGTTGATCTCGAACAGGTCGATGTCGCCGACCGTCAGGCCGGCCCGCTTGAGGGCCTGCTTGGAGGCCTCGACCGGGCCCAGGCCCATGATCTCGGGGGACAGGCCGGTCACGCCGGTGGAGACGATCCGGGCCAGCGGGGTCAGGCCCAGCTCCCGCGCCTTGGTGTCGCTCATGATGACGAGCGCGGCGGCGCCGTCGTTCAGCGGGCAGCAGTTGGCGGCCGTCACCAGGCCGTCGGGGCGGAAGACGGGCTTGAGGCCCTGTACGCCCTCCAGCGTGACGCCCGCGCGCGGGCCGTCGTCCGTGGAGACGACCGTGCCGTCCGGGGTGGTGACCGGGGTGATCTCGCGTGCCCAGAACCCGTTCTTGATGGCTTCCTCGGCGAGGTTCTGCGAGCGCACGCCGAACTCGTCCATGTCCTGGCGGGTCACGCCCTTGAGCCGGGCCAGGTTCTCGGCGGTCTGCCCCATCGCGATGTACGCGTCCGGGATCAGGCCGTCCTCGCGCGGGTCGTGCCAGGACGCGCCCTCGCTCTGCGCCACGGCGGCCGTACGGGCCTCGGCGTCGGCGAAGAGCGGGTTGTGGGTGTCGGGCAGGCCGTCGGAGGAGCCCTTCACGGAGCGGGAGACCATCTCGACGCCCGCCGAGATGAACACGTCGCCCTCGCCCGCCTTGATGGCGTGCAGGGCCATGCGGGAGGTCTGGAGGGACGAGGAACAGTAACGGGTGATCGTGCAGCCCGGCAGGTGGTCCATGCCCATCTGCACGGCGACGATGCGGCCCAGGTTGTGGCCCTGCTCGCCCCCCGGGAGGCCGCAGCCCAGCATCAGGTCGTCGATGTCGCGCGGGTCCAGCTCCGGGACCTTCGCCAGGGCGGCCTGGATGATCGTCGCGGTCAGGTCGTCCGGGCGGACGTCCTTGAGGGACCCCTTGAAGGCGCGCCCGATGGGCGAGCGGGCGGTGGAAACGATGACTGCTTCGGGCATCGGGGCTCCAAGGGGGTGCGTTGCGGCTCGTACCGGACCAGCATGTGAAGTTACCGGCCCGTACCGTCGAGGTCACCGGCCTCGCGGTGTGATGAGGACCGCACCGGCGCCGCGGGCCGGGGGAGCCGGGGGGACGGCCGCGCCCGCGGCATCCCGCCCGGCGGCGGGGCAGGGCGGGATCAGGGGCTGGAAACCGGGGCGTCGTCCGTGCTGTCGGTGGCCCCCGTGGCTCCTGTGCTCCCGGTGGTTCCCGTACTTCCCGTGGCCCCGCCCGTTACGCCCGTCACGCCCGTACCGGCCACCTCCGCCGGCTCGGCCGGCTGGCCGATGGGCTCCGACTCGGGGACCCGCCGGCGCCGCCGGTGCTTGAGCAGGGCCCACGGGCCGCGCGCCGGGGTGACCTCGGTGCCCGCCTCGCCCGCCGCGGCGGAGGCGGCCTTCGCCACCGGCAGCAGGTCCTCGTCGCGGGACACGTCGAGGCGGTCCGACCCGGGCCACAGCCCCAGCGCCGCGCACAGGGTCGGCAGGACGGCCATGGCGGCGGTCGCGTACCCCTCCGCCGACGGGTGGTAGGAGTCCGGGCCGAACATCTCGCGCGGGTTCGCCGCGAACTCCGGGCCCAGCAGGTCGCCCATCGACACCGTACGGCCGCCCAGCGCGACCACGCCGATCGTCTGGGCGGCCGCCAGCTGGCGCGAAGCCCGGCGGGCCAGCATGCGCAGCGGCTGGTAGACCGGTTCGATCGTGCCCAGGTCCGGGCAGGTGCCGACGACGACCTCGGCGCCCGCCAGCCGCAGCCTGCGCACCGCCGCGGTCAGCAGCCGGACCGACTGGGTGGGCGGCATCCGGCGGGTCACGTCGTTCGCGCCGATCATGATCACGCATACGTCGGGAGCCGGGGCGTCACCGTCCAGCAGCAGGCCCACCTGGCGGTCGAGGTCGTCCGACATCGCTCCCGACAGGGCCACGTTGCGCAGCTCCACCGGCCGCTCGGCCACCGCCGCCAGGCCCGAGGCCAGCAGGGCGCCCGGCGTCTGCCGTGCCCGTCGGACTCCGAGACCGGCGGCCGTGGAGTCGCCCAGCATGCCCAGCCGCAGCGGACCGGGACTAAGCTCGGGACCACCGAACTCGCTCCCGTACACCCCGTCCGCGCGGGGCGGATCGGGCAGGCCGGTGCCCACCGTGCGCTTGGCGAACTGGACCTCCGCCAGCACGAGCCCCACCGTGGCGACTCCGAGCAGCCCGAGGCCGCCCCCTCCGTACGCCGCGCCCGCCGCGATCCGGCGGGCCGTCCTCGCCCTGGACACCGTTGGGCACCTCGCTTTCCTGCCGGTCCCGATGACCTTCCTGCCCCGTAGAGCCGGTCAGCCAATCCCTTTCCGCATACTCTGGCCGGACCTCCCGGAGAACCCGTGGAGTCCCCTCCTTGGAGAACATGGTGCAATTCCACGACTCGATGATCAGCCTCGTCGGCAACACCCCGCTGGTGAAGCTCAACCGTGTGACCGAAGGCCTGCAGGCCACCGTCCTTGCGAAGGTCGAGTACTTCAATCCCGGTGGATCCGTGAAGGACCGGATCGCCGTCCGGATGATCGAGGCCGCCGAGCAGAGCGGTGCCCTCAAGCCCGGCGGCACCATCGTGGAGCCGACCAGTGGCAACACCGGTGTAGGACTCGCCATCGTGGCCCAGCAGAAGGGCTACAAGTGCATCTTCGTCTGCCCTGACAAGGTGTCCCTGGACAAGATCAACGTGCTGCGCGCGTACGGCGCCGACGTGGTCGTCTGCCCGACCGCCGTCGATCCCGAGCACCCGGACTCGTACTACAACGTCTCCGACCGCCTCGTGCGCGAGACGCCGGGCGCCTGGAAGCCCGACCAGTACAGCAACCCGAACAACCCCCGTTCGCACTACGAGACCACCGGTCCCGAGCTGTGGGAGCAGACGGACGGGAAGATCACCCACTTCGTGGCCGGCGTCGGCACGGGCGGCACGATCTCGGGCACCGGCAACTACCTCAAGGAGGTGTCCGGCGGCAAGGTCAAGGTCATCGGCGCCGACCCGGAGGGCTCCGTGTACTCGGGCGGCTCGGGCCGTCCTTACCTGGTCGAGGGCGTCGGCGAGGACTTCTGGCCGACCGCCTACGACCCGAACGTCACCGACGAGATCATCGCGGTGTCCGACAAGGACTCCTTCCAGATGACGCGCCGCCTCGCCAAGGAGGAGGGCCTGCTCGTCGGCGGGTCCTGCGGCATGGCGGTCGTCGCCGCCCTGAAGGCGGCCGAGGGCCTGGGCCCGGACGACGTCGTCGTCGTCCTGCTGCCGGACAGCGGCCGCGGCTACATGAGCAAGATCTTCAGTGACGAGTGGATGGCCGGGCACGGCTTCCTGGAAGAGGCGGGCCCCTCGGCGCGCATCGGGGACGTGCTCGCGGACAAGGAGGGCGGCATCCCGTCCCTGGTCCACATGCACCCCGAGGAGACGGTCGGCGAGGCCATCGAGGTGCTGCGCGAATACGGCGTCTCGCAGATGCCGATCGTCAAGCCGGGCGCCGGTCACCCGGACGTGATGGCGGCCGAGGTGATCGGCTCCGTCGTCGAGAAGGAGCTGCTGGCGGCGCTGTTCGCGCAGCGGGCCTCGCTGGGCGACCCGCTCGAGAAGCACATGAGCGCGCCGCTGCCGCAGGTCGGCTCGGGTGAGCCGGTGGCCGAGCTGATGGCGGTACTGGGCGAGGCGGACGCGGCGATCGTGCTGGTGGAGGGCAAGCCGACGGGTGTCGTCAGCCGCCAGGACCTGCTCGCGTTCCTCGCGAAGTCGGGCAAGTAGGCCGGTCAGCGGTCAGCGGTCAGCGGTCAGCGGTTCGCCGGGTGACGGCCGCCGGGGGCCGGCCGGGCTGTCGGTCGGGCTGTGTGCCCGGCCGCCGGCCCGGCCGATGTCGTCCCTCGTCCGGCCCGTCGCCCGATCGGTACGGGCCCGACACGTGACGGCAGCACCGGCTTAACACGGCTCCGGCACAGTGGTGGTTGTCGGCAGGGGAGCGGCAAGAGCCCCGGCCGGCACCACCGAACGGCGTTGGCGTACCTCCGGAGCGGCTCCCGGACCGCGTGAACGCCATGGACGCGGACGGCCCTGACCCGGCCCGTGTCCCGCGCGGGAACCGCCGTCGTCCCGCCCCCCGGGCAACCGGGGGTGCGGCGGTTCCCGCGCTCTCCTCTTTTCCGGGGCCCGGTTCGGTTCCGGGGCGCCACGCGCCTGACCCGCGGGGTGCGCCCCCGCGGGTCAGGCGCCCGTGCCGGCCCCCGCCGGGCGGCCGCGGCGGGGGAGCCGCTTGGTGGTGTGGGCGAAGTTCACCGCCACGACGCCCGCCCAGGCGACGAGCAGTCCGGCCAGGTGGGCCTGGGCGGCGGCGATGGCCGTCAGGGGGACCGCCAGCACCAGCGTGATGACGGCGAATCCGAACCGTTCACCGAAGCCGCCGACGTCGAGCGAGGACCCGGCGGGGTCATCGCCGCGGGCCGTCGCCAGCCGGTCCTCCGCCAGTCGGCGTCTGACCTGCGTGTGGATCTTGTCGACGAACGAGTCCACCAGCGCGGCCTCGTACTCCGACCCCAGCTCCCGGCGCGCGTCCAACGTCGCGTCGAGTTCCTTCTTCAGCTCCTGGCGCTCCATGCGCCCACCGTAGGAACCCCCGCGCTCCCCGGCACTGGGGCTAGCCCCCGTCTCGCGGAGCGGCCCGCGGCTTGCCGTCCTGCATAACCACATGCAGAGTGCTCGGTGACTGAATATTCACCGGTACGGGGACGGAGGGGACGGGATGAGCGACAGCCCGGCCGCGAGGCTGCAGAAGCTGTTCGAGGGACACCGGCTGACGCCGACCCAGCGGCGGATCGCGCACTGCATGGTGCGGGGCGCCGCGGAAGTGCCCTTCCTGTCGAGCGTGGAGCTCGCGGAACTGGCCGGGGTCAGCCAGCCGTCGGTGACCCGCTTCGCGGTGGCGCTCGGCTTCGACGGGTACCCGGCGCTCCGCCGCCACCTGCGCGAGGTGGCCCCGGCCGAGCGGCCGGAGGGCGGCCGGGAGGACCCGTACAACGAGTACCAGCAGGCCGTCCAGGGGGAGATCGAGAACCTGCGCAGGCTCTCGGCCATGCTCTCCGACCCCGCCCCCGTCCAGGAGGCGGGCCGGCTGCTCGCCGGGTCCCGCCCGCTGCCGGTGCTGGGCCTGCGCGCGGCGTCCTCGCAGGCCAGGGGCTTCGCGTACTTCGCCGCCAAGGTGCACCCGGACGTACGGCTGCTCGACGAGGGCGGTTCGATGCTCGCCGACCGGATCGACGCGGCGGTGACGGCCGGGGCCTCGGCGATGCTGTGCTTCGCGCTGCCCCGGCATCCGCGCGAGGTGGTCGAGGCATTGGACCACGGGCGGGCGGCCGGGCTGACCGTGGTGACGGTCGCCGACTCCGCCTTCGCCCCGGTGGCGCGCCACTCGGACCTGCTGATCCCGGCCCCGGTGGGCACGGGCCTGGCCTTCGACACCGCGTGCGCCCCGATGCTGCTGGGCCGGGTCCTCCTGGAGGCCATGGCCGACGCCCTCCCCGACGCCCAGTCCCGCCTGGAGGCCTTCGACGCGCGGGCGGCGTCGCGGGGGTTGTTCGTGGAGTGAGGCAAGGGAGCCCCGGCGTCCGTGGGGCGGGAGTGGGGGAAGGGAGCCCCCGCGTCACCCAGCGGCCCGCCCCCCACGGAACCCCGCCCCCCTCACAGCAGCGCGTCCCGCTGCCCGCCCCCCGCCTCCTCGACGAGTGAGGCCGGCGGCTGGGCCGGCCGGGCCAGGGCGAAGCGGACGTCGTCGGAGGCGGTCAGGGTGAAACCGTGGACCGCCGGTCGGGGCAGGCTGTTGTAGCCGTAGTGGGCGGTGAAGAAGTAGGCGCCGGTGTCGGGGACCCCGATCAGGTCGCCCGGCGACAGTTCCGGCAGCTCCCGGGCCGTCGCCAGCAGGTCCCCCGCGAAGCAGGCCGGGCCCGCGATGTCCTGGGCCAGCGGCGGGCCGGTCAGCGGGATGCCCTTGGTGTCGTACGGGAGGATCCGCAGCGGCCAGGACGCCGGGGCGTACACCGTGCGGGTGGCCAGCTGCACCCCCGCGTGGGTCACCGCGATGCGGCGGCCGCCCGTCGCCTTCGTGTACTCGACCCGCGCCAGGATCAGCCCCTGCTCGGCCAACAGGGACCGCCCGAACTCGGTGACCAGGCCGTAGCCGCCGTCGAACAGGGCGGGGACGGCCTCCCGCAGCGCCGTCACGTACTCGGCGTACGTCGGGGCGGTGGCGTCCGAGGCGAAGTTGACCGGGAGGCCGCCGCCGATGTCGAGGGTGTCGACCTGGCGCCGGCCGACGGCGGCGTTGATCTCCTGCGCCAGCGCGTGCAGTTCCCGTACGCCCTGCGCGATCAGGGCCAACGGGACGCCCTGCGACCCGGAGTGGGCGTGCAGCCGGGTCAGCCACGGCCGGGCCCGGTAGGCCTCCACCAGCCAGGCGCGGGCCCCCGGATCGCGCAGCGGGACGCCGAACTTGGAGGTGGCGGTCGCCGTGGAGAGCGCGTCGATCGTGCCGGCGCCCGTCTGCGGGTTGACCCGTACGCCGACCGGCGAGCGGGGCGGCGCCGCGGACACCAGGGCGTCCAGCCGCTCCAGCTCCTGCCGGTTGTCGACGTTGACGGCGATGCCGAGGGCGAGGGCCTCCCGCAGCTCCGCCACCGTCTTCGCGGGGGAGTCCAGGACGGTGGCCTGCGGCGCCACCCCGGCCGCCCGGGCCAGCGCGAGCTCCCCGGGGCTCGCCACCTCGCAGCCGATCCCCTCGTCCGCGAGCAGCCGCAGCACCGGGACCAGGGGGGCGGCCTTCACCGCGAAGGCGTGCAGGACGGGCGTGCCCGGCGCGAGCTCCGAGGCGAACGCGCTGGTCAGGGCCTGGGCGGCGGCGCGGATCCCGGCGATGTCCAGGAGGCAGACCAGCGGCTGCGCCGTCTCCGCCCCGCCCACCAGGCCCTGTTCCACGGCGGCCCTGACGGCCAGGTCGCGCCGCCGGGCGGCGGAGTGCGCCGGCCGGTCGTAGGCCCCGTCGGAGGTCCTCTGGGAAGCACTGTCGCAAGCCATGTCCGCATCCCATCATCCGGCGCGGTGGCCCGCAGCTGTTGACTGGATCTATTCATGCAGCGAGGATGTGAATGGATTGACCAACATCGGAGGAGGCACCCGCCATGTCAGGACCCCGCCCCGTACGTGCCGCGCGAGGCACCGAGCTCAGCGCCCTGGGATGGCAGCAGGAAGCCGCCCTTCGGATGCTGCAGAACAACCTCGACCCCGAGGTCGCCGAGCACCCCGACAAGCTCGTCGTCTACGGGGGCACCGGCAAGGCCGCCCGTGACTGGCGCTCGTACGACGCGATGGTCCGCACCCTGCGCACCTTGAAGCAGGACGAGACGATGCTCGTCCAGTCCGGCCGCCCGGTCGGCGTGATGCAGACCCACGAGTGGGCGCCGCGCGTCCTGCTCGCCAACTCCAACCTCGTGGGTGACTGGGCCAACTGGGAGGAGTTCCGCCGTCTGGAGCACCTCGGTCTGACCATGTACGGGCAGATGACGGCCGGCTCCTGGATCTACATCGGCACCCAGGGCATCCTCCAGGGCACCTACGAGACCTTCGCGGCCGTCGCCGCCAAGCTGCATTCGATCGGTAAGGGAGGGGTCGGCGGCACCCTGGCCGGCACCATCACCCTCACCGCCGGCCTCGGCGGCATGGGCGGCGCCCAGCCGCTCGCCGTGACGATGAACGACGGCGTCGCGATCTGCATCGACGTCGACCCGCGCGCCATCGAGCGGCGCATCGAGCACCGCTACCTGGACGTGAAGGCCGACAACCTGCGGCACGCGCTCCAGCTCGCGGTCGAGGCGCGCGACGCCCGCAAGCCGCTCTCCATCGGCCTGCTCGGCAACGCGGCGGACCTGCTGCCGCAGATGCTCGCCGAGGGCGCCCCGATCGACATCGTGACGGACCAGACCTCCGCCCACGACCCGCTCGCCTACCTGCCGACCGGCGTCGCCTTCGACGACATGGCCGACTACGCGGCCAAGGACCCGGCGGGCTTCACCACCCGCGCCCGCGAGTCCATGGCCAAGCACGTCGAGGCCATGGTCGGCTTCATGGACGCCGGCGCCGAGGTCTTCGACTACGGCAACTCCATCCGCGGTGAGGCCCAGCTGGCCGGCTACGACCGCGCCTTCGCCTTCCCCGGTTTCGTCCCCGCCTACATCCGGCCCCTGTTCTGCGAGGGCAAGGGCCCCTTCCGCTGGGCGGCCCTGTCCGGCGAGGCCTCGGACATCCACAAGACCGACAAGGCGATGCTCGAGCTCTTCCCCGAGAACGAGTCCCTGCACCGCTGGATCAAGATGGCCGGCGAGCGCGTCCACTTCCAGGGCCTGCCCGCGCGGATCTGCTGGCTGGGCTACGGCGAGCGCGACAAGGCCGGTGAGCGCTTCAACGACATGGTCGCCTCCGGCGAGCTGGCGGCCCCGCTCGCCATCGGCCGAGACCACCTCGACTGCGGTTCGGTGGCCTCCCCGTACCGCGAGACCGAGGCCATGCTCGACGGCTCCGACGCGATCGCCGACTGGCCGCTGCTCAACGCCATGGTCAACGTCGCCTCCGGCGCCTCCTGGGTCTCCATCCACCACGGCGGCGGCGTCGGCATGGGCCGCTCGATCCACGCGGGCCAGGTCTCGGTCGCCGACGGCACCAAGCTCGCCGGCGAGAAGATCCGCCGCGTCCTGACCAACGACCCCGGCATGGGCGTCATCCGCCACGTCGACGCCGGCTACGACATCGCCGAGACGGTGGCGGACGAGCGCGGCGTGCGCGTCCCGATGCGCGAGGGCGACGACGCGTGACCTCGCACACCCCCGACCACGGCGCCGCCGGAGCCCCGGCCCCGGCGGCGCCCGGCGGCGCCCGCTCCTTCCACGGCATGTGGAACGAACTCGCCCCCATCGGCCGCCACGCGGACACGGGCGGGTACCGCCGCTACGCGTGGACCGGCGCGGACGCCGACTGCCGGACCTGGTTCCAGGAGCAGGCTCTGGCCCGCGGGCTCACGTACGAGACGGACCGCAACGGCAACCAGTGGGCCTGGCTCGGCGACCCCCTCGCGGGGGACGCCGTCGTCACCGGCTCGCACCTGGACTCCGTCCCCGACGGCGGCGCCTTCGACGGCCCCCTCGGCGTGGTGTCCTCCTTCGCGGCCCTGGACGAACTCCGCCACAGGGGTGCGGAGTTCTCCAGGCCGCTGGCCATCACCAACTTCGGCGACGAGGAAGGGGCCCGCTTCGGTCTCGCCTGCGTCGGCTCCCGGCTCACCGCGGGGCAGCTGACCAAGGAGAAGGCGCACGCGCTCCGCGACGGGGAGGGCGTGAGCCTGCCCCGGGCCATGGAAGCCGCCGGATACGATCCCGACGCGATCGGGGCCGACCCCGAGCGCCTCGCCCGGATCGGCGCCTTCGTCGAGCTGCACGTCGAACAGGGACGGGCCCTGGACCTGTCCGGTGACCGCGTCGGCATCGCCTCCGCGATCTGGCCACACGGGCGCTGGCGCTTCGACTTCCGGGGCGAGGCCAACCACGCCGGCACCACCCGTCTCGTGGACCGGCGCGACCCGATGCTCACGTACGCGGCGACCGTCCTGGCCGCCCGCACCGAGGCGGCCCTCGCCGGGGCCGTCGCCACCTTCGGCAAGATCGCGGTCGAGCCCAACGGGGTCAACGCCATCCCCTCGCTCGTACGGGGCTGGCTCGACTCCCGCGCCGCCGACCAGGCCACCCTCGACACGGTCGTCACCGCCATCGAGAAGGCCGCCCACGAGCGCGCGGAGCAGGACGGCATCGACCTGGCCGTGGTCCGGGAGTCCTTCACCCCCGTCGTGGAGTTCGAGCACGCGCTGCGCGACGAACTGAACCGGATCCTGGGCGGGGCCGTCCCCGTCCTCGGCACGGGGGCGGGACACGACGCCGGAATCCTCTCCGCAGCCGTCCCGACCGCGATGCTGTTCGTACGCAACCCCACCGGCGTCTCCCACTCGCCGCGGGAGTTCGCCGCCGAGGACGACTGCGTCGCCGGAGTCCTCGCCCTCGCCGACGTACTGGAAGGTCTCGCGTGCCGTTGAAGACGTACTGGCTGGAACACGCCTGGCTCGGCACCCACGTCGAGCCGGGCGTCGCCCTGGAGGTGTCCGAGGACGGCCGGATCGCCGGGCTCGCCAGCGGCGTCCACGCCCCGCCGCGCGGCGCACAGGCCCTGCGGGGCCTCACCCTCCCCGGCCTGGCCAACGCGCACAGCCACGCCTTCCACCGGGCCCTGCGC
This Streptomyces sp. NBC_00539 DNA region includes the following protein-coding sequences:
- the hutU gene encoding urocanate hydratase, with amino-acid sequence MSGPRPVRAARGTELSALGWQQEAALRMLQNNLDPEVAEHPDKLVVYGGTGKAARDWRSYDAMVRTLRTLKQDETMLVQSGRPVGVMQTHEWAPRVLLANSNLVGDWANWEEFRRLEHLGLTMYGQMTAGSWIYIGTQGILQGTYETFAAVAAKLHSIGKGGVGGTLAGTITLTAGLGGMGGAQPLAVTMNDGVAICIDVDPRAIERRIEHRYLDVKADNLRHALQLAVEARDARKPLSIGLLGNAADLLPQMLAEGAPIDIVTDQTSAHDPLAYLPTGVAFDDMADYAAKDPAGFTTRARESMAKHVEAMVGFMDAGAEVFDYGNSIRGEAQLAGYDRAFAFPGFVPAYIRPLFCEGKGPFRWAALSGEASDIHKTDKAMLELFPENESLHRWIKMAGERVHFQGLPARICWLGYGERDKAGERFNDMVASGELAAPLAIGRDHLDCGSVASPYRETEAMLDGSDAIADWPLLNAMVNVASGASWVSIHHGGGVGMGRSIHAGQVSVADGTKLAGEKIRRVLTNDPGMGVIRHVDAGYDIAETVADERGVRVPMREGDDA
- a CDS encoding allantoate amidohydrolase, translating into MWNELAPIGRHADTGGYRRYAWTGADADCRTWFQEQALARGLTYETDRNGNQWAWLGDPLAGDAVVTGSHLDSVPDGGAFDGPLGVVSSFAALDELRHRGAEFSRPLAITNFGDEEGARFGLACVGSRLTAGQLTKEKAHALRDGEGVSLPRAMEAAGYDPDAIGADPERLARIGAFVELHVEQGRALDLSGDRVGIASAIWPHGRWRFDFRGEANHAGTTRLVDRRDPMLTYAATVLAARTEAALAGAVATFGKIAVEPNGVNAIPSLVRGWLDSRAADQATLDTVVTAIEKAAHERAEQDGIDLAVVRESFTPVVEFEHALRDELNRILGGAVPVLGTGAGHDAGILSAAVPTAMLFVRNPTGVSHSPREFAAEDDCVAGVLALADVLEGLACR
- a CDS encoding SGNH/GDSL hydrolase family protein, with translation MSRARTARRIAAGAAYGGGGLGLLGVATVGLVLAEVQFAKRTVGTGLPDPPRADGVYGSEFGGPELSPGPLRLGMLGDSTAAGLGVRRARQTPGALLASGLAAVAERPVELRNVALSGAMSDDLDRQVGLLLDGDAPAPDVCVIMIGANDVTRRMPPTQSVRLLTAAVRRLRLAGAEVVVGTCPDLGTIEPVYQPLRMLARRASRQLAAAQTIGVVALGGRTVSMGDLLGPEFAANPREMFGPDSYHPSAEGYATAAMAVLPTLCAALGLWPGSDRLDVSRDEDLLPVAKAASAAAGEAGTEVTPARGPWALLKHRRRRRVPESEPIGQPAEPAEVAGTGVTGVTGGATGSTGTTGSTGATGATDSTDDAPVSSP
- a CDS encoding diaminopimelate decarboxylase codes for the protein MACDSASQRTSDGAYDRPAHSAARRRDLAVRAAVEQGLVGGAETAQPLVCLLDIAGIRAAAQALTSAFASELAPGTPVLHAFAVKAAPLVPVLRLLADEGIGCEVASPGELALARAAGVAPQATVLDSPAKTVAELREALALGIAVNVDNRQELERLDALVSAAPPRSPVGVRVNPQTGAGTIDALSTATATSKFGVPLRDPGARAWLVEAYRARPWLTRLHAHSGSQGVPLALIAQGVRELHALAQEINAAVGRRQVDTLDIGGGLPVNFASDATAPTYAEYVTALREAVPALFDGGYGLVTEFGRSLLAEQGLILARVEYTKATGGRRIAVTHAGVQLATRTVYAPASWPLRILPYDTKGIPLTGPPLAQDIAGPACFAGDLLATARELPELSPGDLIGVPDTGAYFFTAHYGYNSLPRPAVHGFTLTASDDVRFALARPAQPPASLVEEAGGGQRDALL
- a CDS encoding cystathionine beta-synthase — protein: MQFHDSMISLVGNTPLVKLNRVTEGLQATVLAKVEYFNPGGSVKDRIAVRMIEAAEQSGALKPGGTIVEPTSGNTGVGLAIVAQQKGYKCIFVCPDKVSLDKINVLRAYGADVVVCPTAVDPEHPDSYYNVSDRLVRETPGAWKPDQYSNPNNPRSHYETTGPELWEQTDGKITHFVAGVGTGGTISGTGNYLKEVSGGKVKVIGADPEGSVYSGGSGRPYLVEGVGEDFWPTAYDPNVTDEIIAVSDKDSFQMTRRLAKEEGLLVGGSCGMAVVAALKAAEGLGPDDVVVVLLPDSGRGYMSKIFSDEWMAGHGFLEEAGPSARIGDVLADKEGGIPSLVHMHPEETVGEAIEVLREYGVSQMPIVKPGAGHPDVMAAEVIGSVVEKELLAALFAQRASLGDPLEKHMSAPLPQVGSGEPVAELMAVLGEADAAIVLVEGKPTGVVSRQDLLAFLAKSGK
- a CDS encoding MurR/RpiR family transcriptional regulator; amino-acid sequence: MSDSPAARLQKLFEGHRLTPTQRRIAHCMVRGAAEVPFLSSVELAELAGVSQPSVTRFAVALGFDGYPALRRHLREVAPAERPEGGREDPYNEYQQAVQGEIENLRRLSAMLSDPAPVQEAGRLLAGSRPLPVLGLRAASSQARGFAYFAAKVHPDVRLLDEGGSMLADRIDAAVTAGASAMLCFALPRHPREVVEALDHGRAAGLTVVTVADSAFAPVARHSDLLIPAPVGTGLAFDTACAPMLLGRVLLEAMADALPDAQSRLEAFDARAASRGLFVE
- a CDS encoding acetyl-CoA C-acetyltransferase; translated protein: MPEAVIVSTARSPIGRAFKGSLKDVRPDDLTATIIQAALAKVPELDPRDIDDLMLGCGLPGGEQGHNLGRIVAVQMGMDHLPGCTITRYCSSSLQTSRMALHAIKAGEGDVFISAGVEMVSRSVKGSSDGLPDTHNPLFADAEARTAAVAQSEGASWHDPREDGLIPDAYIAMGQTAENLARLKGVTRQDMDEFGVRSQNLAEEAIKNGFWAREITPVTTPDGTVVSTDDGPRAGVTLEGVQGLKPVFRPDGLVTAANCCPLNDGAAALVIMSDTKARELGLTPLARIVSTGVTGLSPEIMGLGPVEASKQALKRAGLTVGDIDLFEINEAFAAQVIPSYRDLEIPLEKLNVNGGAIAVGHPFGMTGARITGTLINSLQFHDKQFGLETMCVGGGQGMAMVIERLS